The following nucleotide sequence is from Acyrthosiphon pisum isolate AL4f chromosome A2, pea_aphid_22Mar2018_4r6ur, whole genome shotgun sequence.
ACCATCAGGTTAACATTGCGGGCGCCAAGGTATTCCGTGTTAAACAGAGGTACACCAGGATAATACACCACACGGTGCACCGTTGTGGCTTGTATATCTTGGTAGCACGATTATACCGCCCCTGTGCGAGTCGCTCGGTACCGTCGCCACATGGTGATAATTCGGTGGATATAGTTCGTCTGAAACGTCGTCGTATGAGTCAATAGACTCTCCTGACACGTGTTGATGCTTAGACGTCAGAGTATCAGTTCCCGCCGCGACGGTGGCCAAAGTCGTCTGACCCGTGGCTGTTATACTAATTATAGTCCGCTTCGTCTTAGGTCCACTGAAATTAGAAGATTATCCTTTCAAACCAATgacttaaaaacatatttggcGAAGTAACAAACGAGACCAGCAGTATGTAAAAATGTGTGAGTACACTATCTTAATAGTACCTTATACAATATGACCATTGTTATTTGTAAATGTGTGCGAAAAGTCTCGAATCGTACGTGTCATGGTATGTACAGCCGTACGAGTAAGCTGTAGGCTTACGTGATTTACTaacataaatagattataatcatttaaataaaatcaatgtatattatggtttgtaaataacgcataataataataatataatagaaattaccTATATGCAAGcgcgtaatatataaataaaaatcggaaTAAGCTAAGCCTTTTTAAccacatatatacctatagatttgGTGTAAGGTTGACTTTAATTAATCTAAGTAATAGATAATAGCTACGCTGTTGGTAGAATTATTCGATGGCAGATACTGAAAATCCCAAATGAAATTGTTGAAAACCACTGcagaacaaataaaacaatttatcactGATTAgctattagtaggtatattatatagattataacaatattatatgcataaacaTACAGGGTCGGTTTTAAAGGTTGAGTGGGCACCTATGGGCAATTTACCGTGGTCGCACACTTTGTAGGAGGAACAATTAAAatgatcaaaaaattaaattttgttcgtTAAGAAAACATTAATCTGaataaataacagtaatattaatgcctacattttagtttaaaattgtaatattattcgtgtagCCCACTACTATTAATGTTACCAaccaaactttaaaaaatgtaatttaatgtaatatagtcTGTTATTTTATAGTCGTTATCGTGTCCTTTTTATCGATTCCATTGACCATTCCAGTGATTCCACCACGTTTCCTTAAGATACTTGAAATAACTGCTCAGTatgttataaaactatattattattcaatattattataattggtacCTACTTTGGAAGCATATCAGTGAGTTGTCccacttatttttatttgcaatttttatagCCTCAGAGTCCTCCACAAATTTTCTATACTCTGATTATGTGCAGCATAAAATGCCATCGCATTTAGTAATCGAGTGGTAGAGCGCATACAACGAGTGTCCCCTAACCTCTAGCAATCTCACGTAGAGCGTATATACCTACGGCGAGATAGGTAGGCGATTTTTTTACAAGGGGGCTCAACATTTCTAAATACGACCCTGGATGCATATGAAAGGTACCTACATCTGCATAAATGCATGATatatcagtggcgtcatttggagGAGGTCAGGGTAGGCAtttgtccccccccccccttgtcaCTAGCGGGCTGCTGTCGAGCCGGGCATGGGCAATGGGCTAGTTTTGAACCTTcacatataataactaataggtaatacatttaagTACCCCTCTAcatgtgtattaattatttagtcattgttatctctcaaaaaaatgattaattattacttatatttatgcCCATGAcagtataatcaatgatactaaCTATAGTAAGTATAGAATTATGTAAGAAGGCTATTTGTGTTGAGATAAAGATtcaattgtaattgtataataaataaaaaaaaaagcgagagatattttttttcagttgtatTATGGACCGGTCAAAAATGTTGccccccccctctcaaaaactgtAATGACgccaatgtaatatatatatatatatatataggaatagCTCGCTGTACTTACGGGTATGATGAGTTTCTAAACTTCCGTCCAAAGGATTGCATATTTCCACGCAAGGATTTTTGGGCACCAACCGATACTTGAACGTTCCACTTATCTGCGATACCGCCACTCTACCGTCGTAGTACGTGTTGatctaaacataatttataacgtattttatttgaaaagcGTATTGGCGTTTTGACCGTTGAATAACATACTTTTTTATAGTGAACAGTTTTATACTTGGACGACATGATTGTCCACGTTTCGGGAGAAATGCTCAAAAAATAATCTGGTCTGTATAAAGCACGCAGTAGTTTTCCTTGGATGTCATCACAATTTCGCCTTGAAAACAATATTGGAAAAATACTCGAGGTGTAAAATTGTTCAGCGCGTAGAGTTAAGTTccagattaattttaagttggtacctaaatacctaaacgCTTACTGGCAGCGTATGTCGCACACGGGAGTTTTTAAACAGAGTTCAAAACACAATTTTTGTGGTAAACTGAGTCAGAAAAGGTTTAAGGTAAACTGAGCTCCAGGTTTGGAGAGATTTAAAGTGAACTGAGTCCCCTCAAAAGAACATTTTCTATATCACATGGCTTAGGTCAGGCTATGTTAACAGGCGTGGATAAAAATGTGCTTTCTcaatcgtttttaatatttattttaattcgcaatattttcatatttatatgataaatcataattaagtacataattatataggtatatccgtataggtgtaattattaataatattatttttatttctatttttattttgtacatggtaaaaatgtatataacatgtTTTTAACAAATTCGAGtccttgaaataattttatttttatatttcagcaATCTtgtttcaagaaaaaaatttatttttctattgttatgTATTTCTCCCCCCCCTGGAcctttaacaaatattaaatgtatatgtatgtaaatgTAGGTTATGGTTAAGTATAGGTGTGCATTTTATTGCCACACCGAAAATTTGGTTTGCCCTGTCTGAAGATTTGGTCTGACTATACGGGCCTTTACAGTGTGCACAAATAACGTAATATGATTTTCGGGTAGCCCAGGTAAGTATCCTAAATAATTAACTCTaactatactaataattattaattactaaccaATGCATAAACCATCCATACTTCATTTCGATTGCTCGAAGGGGATCGATTTTCAAGTTGGATTCATAATCGCAAGGTAAGAGGTCTCCGTTTAAAAGAACcttaataacaaacaaaaaacaatacttatataagttataatattataacaggaaTTTCTACACTTAAATGATAACAGGTACCTACAAGGGCTAAATCTTCAACGGTGACGGTGGTTTTAACATCACTTTGGTACGCAAATGGCCAATTGAGATCCGCGTACGATTCTAAAATGTCCTCTGGTCTGAGGACAACATCCACTCGATCGATGCTTTCACATGACTGAAGAATTAACAAACATAGTACATACACTTGATTTGCATACAAggtattatattcgtataatatgcatacatatGTAGAATATGTAAGTGGTACCGAGATAGGTACTTGGAactttgtgtgtatatattataaatacttattacttacataaCAATCCGATTCAGTAAGCTTGAGTtctggtattttattataaattaaacacgaATCGTGaagtaaatttttgaaattgctCAGATCTATTAActgaaaaagtttaaaaacattaccatacaataatattataattatttgttttaaatatgtacaaactaaattaatacacaaattaaaagtaattatttggTAGGCACTATAGACACTAGGCGTAGGtactttatttcattttattttactttatttcacAAATCATTGGTAATTTCgagcatataataaattaaaatgtattccatcGATATAGGCAGGCCTGTTGCCAGGGCACCAGCAAGTCATTCGTCGTTTTGGGGtggcatacaattttaaagaaatcGAAGGTAGCACTTAGTggcaaaatgaaataaaatatatcggcAAATAAGAACTGTAATATAACTAACAACGGGCCTGAATGTAGGAATCTCAACCATCTCTAAGTACCTCATTTGTATAATCGTATAGGTAGTAGTTACGGTACACTTGCATAGTTGTAtctatatacagggtgatttttggGCATAATCACCCCTATTTTTCCAtctgataatacatttatttaaattctgattttataaagtattttttaagtatatacctatacttcaagaccatatttttaatttctgatcatttttatatttgttgtagGAACCTGTAGCGAtaaaaacttctatttttaaaatgaaaaccctCCTTTTTAATGCAAATTATCTATAGTGgatgattttcttaaaaattctgatgtatctaaatcaaaattttaaagaatatgtagtttttaagttattaaaatgtttatactaagaaTAACACTCTTTAAAAacggttttataaaaatataactataattaattctaaatatagtagtgtttattatacttggataatttttacaaattatttatattgatattaattaataataattactaacttTTTCAAACCGTCTATGCCCCCATATCGAATTAACCCATTAACAtagacatattatcatattataatatatttataaaataattgaatatttttttgattatgtacttacatatttaaataagtatatacctaaaaatatgGTTTGATATAAGTGAAAAGTAAaggtataggtaagtattaattaatctaaaatGCTGATACctaattgttgatttttttttgaactaagaATAATTGAAACCATATAAAAGAACAGTGACGGTACTGCAGGGGTTACTTTGTGATGTGTACATTTCCGGAAAGTCTCTGGAATATTGGTATTATCAAGATCAAGAAATATTAcggaaaattacaattattttacaaattgttcatatgtttcaaatgtttcaatacctataggtacttaatttaactTGTAGTCctgagttaatttaatttatttttaaataaaaataagtagttttgattaaaatacagTATTCCAGTACCTATAGTTACCTATAGTTGGTATCCGTATAAAcaattgacttttttttttgaacgaaTATTGTAGGGGAATATTTCCTTTACTAAAACCTAAGTATTGAGAAATTAAGTGTTACTAACCAATACGGTTAGATTGCATTATTTTGTGTCATGATATTAAACTCAAAACGATGATTAATTCGAAAAATTATCCAAGCTGAACTCgggtaaaaaaattctaaaaactatCGGATAAAAATACGTATGTGCCTACACGGGATAGCTCATATAAACTATTATCGAGTTGGGTATTTAATAAGTCTAAATTACCTGCATCGCTGTTAGTTTCAAGACCGCTCGAACATATTGATTGACGGTATGATTTTGCAATGCCGCGGATACAATAATTAAGGCCACCACACTCAAAATCCAcgactttttaaacttttttatgacTCTTCTGTACGCGCTACCGGAAGAACACTTGGGATCAACTGAACGTTCCGTCGACGGCacgcacattttttaaatttcactcCGGGTGTATTTacgatgtaagtacctataagtactTGCGGAGCAAGTATCTAacaaataatacctaaaatatattacataaaaaataattactgcNNNNNNNNNNNNNNNNNNNNNNNNNNNNNNNNNNNNNNNNNNNNNNNNNNNNNNNNNNNNNNNNNNNNNNNNNNNNNNNNNNNNNNNNNNNNNNNNNNNNaataaaaactattgatttttatcAAGATATGAAAATTATGTTAGATCATTTTGACACTTCAGATTATccaaaagataatatttatggtttacCTTTAGTTAACAAAAAAGTCTTAGGCAAGTTTAAAGATGAATTGAACGGAAAAATTATGACTGAATTTATAGGTTTAAGATCCAAATTATATTCACATCGAATCTTAGATActgaaaaagaaattaaaaaagctaaaggtgttaaaaaaaatgttgttgaaaataaaatatgttttaatgattttgaaaattgtttattaacaaaagaaccaaaatatgttaaacaaaatttatttagaactaagaaacatgatatttttactgtagaacaaaacaaaaaagctttaagtgtttatgatgataaaagatttattttagaaaatggtATTGATACATTAGCTTGGGGACATTATAAAACAGAAATAGACAGAAATGATTTTGTAGACCATCTCAATACAttaattagaaatcaaaatcaaaaagattagaaaaaatattttaattattattgcatttcgattttgaaaaaaatattttaattattattgcatttagatttttatttttaatataacaattatattaaaaaatattttaattattattgcatttcgatttttatttttaataattaagttttgcggaaaatattttaattattattgcatttcataagttttgcgaaaaatattttaattattattgcatttcaattttctgatctttttgcacattgttttctttgtgatcttttattgatataatatggactgTGCCAGgaatggtatatatatactactcctatttaaatatttattatttatatttatattatatataaacataataatatataattttaatattttaatatataatttgtatattttaattaacacaattaaaataaccaAGTTTTGCTATAAATAGTCGAAAACAAgaactaataatatagtaatatgtcaACTGTAGCACTCGTATTCCATTAATGTCAATGATTATACCTAGAACTCTTgtactacataaatatataattaataattgataaataaccataatttatatttgtgttaaaaaaaaattcaatgcNNNNNNNNNNNNNNNNNNNNNNNNNNNNNNNNNNNNNNNNNNNNNNNNNNCacgtatatttgtttatatcttCCTGGGGAAGAAACTACTGCTCACTATGAGGTCCATTAGCTATTGCGAATTCAACTAATCTGGTGCCGTTTCCATTGCTCAAATCATGTATACTCTCACTACCAATTGTAGGTCTATATATCGTTTCTCGCCCAACTTGTGAGTTAAAGTcccctaatataatttttaaacagtgTCCTGATAGACCATTGTACACTCTTTCTAATTCATCATAAAACATATCCTTCAGGTCTTCTTCACCCGTTTCTGTGGGTGAGTATACACATATCAGTATAATGTCATATTGTTTACCGGCTATACGAATATGACAGATGCGATCATTTACTGGAGTAAATTTCTTTATAGAAGGTAACAACTGGTCATTTACTAAAAAACCCACTCCATTCTCATACTTTCCATTGGATGATCcactataaaataatgtcaTTCCATTGGTTCTCATGTCTCCCTCCCCTGGCCACCTGACCTCCTGCAGCGCCACTATTTGAACGTTCTTGTATTTCTTCACCGCATCACTTATAGACTTAAGTGCGCCTGGTTTATAAAGTGATCTAATATTCCATGTCCCAATCCTGTATTCCAGTTGTCCGGTCCGTTTCCGAGTCGTATCCAAAATATGAGTCCGAGGCATGAATTGTATTGGTTTCATaacattagtattttttataaggaCGGGTTGTTAGCCCGCCGCTAAACCCCCAACCTGGAGGACCAGTCCACACCAACTAATTAAAGTCAGTGTGAGGCTCGGGGCCCCGGGTTCGCCATACCCGTAACACTGTAAAGTGCTTCCCCTGAGGGGTCTTTGCATACctacatgacaaaatataatttctattttagtCATGAGtgaatatttgtatagtaaAGAGATTATTAAAAACAGGAGTGTGCTCACGGGGGGGGGTTAATGacttattaataggtatattatatcataatatacgagAACCTTCGTATAATATGACCCACCTCTTTCTTCCTGAGATAGGCCGGCCAACATCTGGTAAAATATATGATAGTTCTTTTCGTTTGGCAGCGGATGTACTACTCGGGATTGGTCCAAGAAATAACAGTGTATCTTAATCCTGTACAGAGCACCGTCGGTCACCTGTACTTCGATAAAATGACCCTGAAAAAAATGTCACAGATGAtcgttaggtatataaaatggtttttgaaCGAACTTTTTGCCCCACAAATTTAAACACCATAATATGTGGCAGTATTACATTGatcattaaatacaatacaagtGTTGAAGTAGTTAGAAATTAGGTctttatatatacttaacaatttaaaaaatcatcgaACAAATTAAAGCGTGAAAATTAGTGAACGTACACTAAAAAATCATCTGATCAcatacgcatatattattatatttatcatcacTTACGATTCGACTGGATTCCGAGTTTGAAGACGTCTTGACGGATCCTAATGACCTAAGAACTGTGAACGCGGCggccaaatattttgaaagcaTCCGTTTCGGGTCACCTCCGGGCCACGTCGAACAACTGTCTCAACAGCAACATCGAAGCGTATGTCTTACCGGACCCACTAACACCTTAAAACAAAAGTCCGTCGTCACAATAaccgttataaaatatattttccgtGNNNNNNNNNNNNNNNNNNNNNNNNNNNNNNNNNNNNNNNNNNNNNNNNNNTgaccgtattatttttattttttattataaaacaatgcatctttataatgtacttgtcgaattatattatcataaaatttcccaattcatattttatcgttaaatgcTTCCAATTTCGAATATGTACACTGCCCCGCAGTTgccgatacttttaatatacatttaatagatactcaaaatataaatttgttttttaggctttcagtgtttattttctggaactTATTCAGAAAACTTTGATGAACTTGTTGAATTTTACCTCGATACTGATAAGCTAACAGTTAAAAGCTTAAATCTGAACTACATATATGGTATACCAAACTTAATAAGcatgtaaaatatccaaaaaattgtttagaagcgTTGAGACAGtgtgataaagaaatatttcccaatatagattttctattaaaaatactatgcacTTTACCGGTTTCAACATCCACCCTCAAGAGAACTTTTTCTTGTCTCAAAAGATTGAAATCTTATCTACTAAACACAATGACTGAGGCATTTtcttgatattaaaataaaaaattatatcaattattttaacatttttatggttttagaCTCGACTTAATGGCTCAGCTATGTCAGCTGTTCATAAAGAAATTCCACCAAGACTCTACTCGTTGTGTTaccaataaaaatgaataaacgaagtattgaaatataacagttaggtaaaattataaaataattcagtcaatagtataatataaatattaaataatggtaCAGTTTGAATGGTTGACGACGTACGTCCGAAAACAAGAACGAGTCCGTCGGTCGACAGCACGATTTAAAATCAGTCATGGAGGTATATTACgcgcagtatattataatcacagatATCTATACTATACAGTTAGTATAgatatgtgattataatattgatcgGGAGAGGCCGGGCGCGCAGCTGGCGGCGTCTGACGCGCTGATACCGTGGTTACAATGGTTATTGCTGAGGGTCGCCACAACCTCTTTGACAATAACATTTCGGCCGTTTTGTGGGCGTCATTTTGATCGAGTCGCTTATGGCCGGCACACGTG
It contains:
- the LOC107883599 gene encoding uncharacterized protein LOC107883599; this encodes MCVPSTERSVDPKCSSGSAYRRVIKKFKKSWILSVVALIIVSAALQNHTVNQYVRAVLKLTAMQLIDLSNFKNLLHDSCLIYNKIPELKLTESDCYSCESIDRVDVVLRPEDILESYADLNWPFAYQSDVKTTVTVEDLALVLLNGDLLPCDYESNLKIDPLRAIEMKYGWFMHWRNCDDIQGKLLRALYRPDYFLSISPETWTIMSSKYKTVHYKKINTYYDGRVAVSQISGTFKYRLVPKNPCVEICNPLDGSLETHHTLVFNNFIWDFQYLPSNNSTNSVAIIYYLD
- the LOC100570985 gene encoding unconventional myosin-VIIa-like, whose translation is MLSKYLAAAFTVLRSLGSVKTSSNSESSRIGHFIEVQVTDGALYRIKIHCYFLDQSRVVHPLPNEKNYHIFYQMLAGLSQEERGMQRPLRGSTLQCYGYGEPGAPSLTLTLISWCGLVLQVGGLAAG
- the LOC100572657 gene encoding craniofacial development protein 2-like translates to MKPIQFMPRTHILDTTRKRTGQLEYRIGTWNIRSLYKPGALKSISDAVKKYKNVQIVALQEVRWPGEGDMRTNGMTLFYSGSSNGKYENGVGFLVNDQLLPSIKKFTPVNDRICHIRIAGKQYDIILICVYSPTETGEEDLKDMFYDELERVYNGLSGHCLKIILGDFNSQVGRETIYRPTIGSESIHDLSNGNGTRLVEFAIANGPHSEQ